From a single Lewinella sp. LCG006 genomic region:
- a CDS encoding efflux RND transporter periplasmic adaptor subunit, with amino-acid sequence MKFFIPFMMLALIFASCEAEVPEGELPANLEEKKTLLREKRIALKTLSDEIKTLEDAIAEQDPDSQDAGVLVTTAKVEKGDFAGYVVLQGSVTAEDLTDATAEIGGRILQLQVKEGQSVSRGQLIAVLDVETYKKQREELETSLGLANDVFERQKRLWDQNIGSEIQFLQAKNNKERLEKSLATLDLQLSKNKVYAPISGIVERVVLQSGELAGPGVPIVQILNTNELKLAADVPENYIRSVSRGEQVEVAVPALGIERTLPVSLIGKTVDPANRTFKVEVKLPANPDLKPNLLAEMKIKEFVAKDAVTISMDWVQQEVSGKRFVFVLDENEDGDMIARKHYVEIGDAYQGTVVITKGLVGGEQLITEGSRDLTDGQIIKIIENQPANNG; translated from the coding sequence ATGAAATTTTTCATTCCATTCATGATGCTGGCATTAATTTTTGCCAGCTGCGAGGCAGAAGTGCCAGAAGGGGAACTCCCCGCAAATTTAGAAGAAAAGAAAACCCTTTTACGGGAAAAACGGATCGCACTTAAGACCTTAAGCGACGAAATCAAAACCCTCGAAGATGCCATCGCCGAACAAGATCCTGATAGCCAGGATGCCGGGGTACTGGTAACTACAGCAAAAGTAGAGAAAGGTGACTTTGCGGGCTACGTTGTCCTTCAAGGCAGTGTAACAGCTGAAGACCTGACTGATGCAACGGCTGAAATAGGAGGGCGTATTCTCCAACTTCAAGTGAAAGAAGGGCAGTCGGTTAGCCGAGGCCAATTGATTGCTGTTTTGGATGTTGAAACTTACAAAAAGCAAAGAGAAGAGTTGGAAACGAGCCTTGGTCTGGCCAATGATGTTTTCGAAAGACAAAAGCGGCTTTGGGACCAGAATATCGGTTCTGAAATTCAGTTCCTCCAAGCTAAGAACAATAAAGAACGCTTGGAAAAGAGCCTGGCAACCCTGGATTTACAACTGTCAAAAAACAAGGTTTACGCACCAATTTCGGGGATCGTAGAACGCGTAGTCTTGCAATCGGGCGAGCTTGCTGGCCCGGGGGTACCTATCGTTCAAATCCTCAATACCAACGAACTGAAACTGGCCGCTGATGTGCCCGAAAACTATATTCGTTCGGTAAGCCGTGGAGAGCAAGTGGAAGTAGCTGTGCCTGCCTTAGGCATCGAACGTACGCTGCCCGTAAGCCTAATTGGCAAAACGGTTGATCCTGCCAACCGCACCTTTAAAGTAGAAGTTAAGCTCCCTGCTAATCCTGATTTGAAGCCCAATCTGCTGGCCGAAATGAAAATCAAAGAATTTGTCGCTAAAGATGCAGTGACCATCTCAATGGATTGGGTACAGCAAGAAGTAAGTGGTAAACGCTTTGTATTTGTCTTAGACGAAAATGAAGACGGGGATATGATTGCCCGTAAACACTACGTGGAAATCGGAGATGCTTACCAAGGTACGGTGGTCATCACCAAAGGCCTGGTAGGCGGAGAACAACTGATCACCGAAGGGTCCCGCGACCTTACGGATGGTCAAATCATTAAAATCATTGAAAATCAACCGGCTAATAATGGCTAA
- a CDS encoding efflux RND transporter permease subunit, with the protein MAKNKEYRSFGLTDLAVDNATSIFILAFMILLFGLRSYSAVPKEQFPEVQFPQVYVNTPYFGNSAKDIESLVTRELEKELQSVDGVKTIKSTSIQDFSVITVEFNSGEDIDEAVRKVKDAVDVAKQELPSDLDQDPTVLDINLAEIPIVTVNISGNYSLDELINYAEYLQDEIETLDEVARAEIKGDRDREMKIDVDLRRMESMEVSFTDIENAIASENLTLSSGEIVRNDFRRAVRVVGEFKSVEEIENMIVKSENLRPIYLKDIATVEFGYKERTSIARADGDPVVSLNVIKKQGKNLLSAADNLKEIIAKAQEDVLPKDLNISLFNDQSDNTREQVANLENSIISGVILVTLILLFFLGLRNALFVGIAIPLSMLMGILFIYMSGVTLNIVVLFALILALGLLVDNGIVVIENIYRYVQEGHSLVDASKKGAGEVALPIIASTATTLAAFVPIAFWPGLVGSFMKYLPITLIIVLTSSLFVALVINPVLSATFMKMEEIASTREERRRKARNVIIFAAGMLLIGVLGLLSGAGWLFNFMLIATLVSLLHFFVFRPSALRFQNNFLPRLETAYDHFVNWALRHSGMIFAGTFVLLIFSLVLLGIRQPKVDLFPSSDPLYVNAFVELPLGTDIEKTNRVVADLEEKITRVVAPYGDVVQSILTQIGEDTADPNGPPEPGSSPNRARLTVSFVPARERGDISTFKIMEEIREVTGGTAGVAVSVDKNADGPPTGKPINLELQGEDIDQLAILTEEVIAYINAQEIPGIEKLQADVKIGKPELIITVDREAARRYGISTYNVASTIRTALFGKEVSKYKQGEDDYPIFVRLNEESRSSIDDLMNQKITFRNPGNGQIVQVPISAVAKMEYSSTYSSIKRKDLDRVVTIFSNVRDGYNANEIVGQIDEALQQYDMPTGFTYEFTGEQQQQAEDTEFLSGAFLAALFFIFIILVAQFNSITAPFIIILSVLFSTIGVFLGYAIFLQDISIVFTGVGIISLAGVVVNNAIVLIDYINLLVEQKIESHGVKSIYELEEEDVRNSIIKAGATRLRPVLLTAITTVLGLVPLAIGFNFDFFSLITDWDPQIFIGGDNQAFWGPMAWTVIYGLSFATFLTLVVIPVMFWIIYRLQRWAKGVFSAKKSEKMTSTES; encoded by the coding sequence ATGGCTAAGAATAAAGAATATCGCTCGTTTGGGCTTACAGACCTGGCCGTTGATAATGCAACCAGTATTTTTATTCTGGCCTTTATGATTTTGCTTTTCGGACTACGTAGTTATAGCGCAGTACCCAAAGAGCAGTTTCCGGAGGTTCAGTTTCCTCAGGTTTACGTCAATACCCCTTATTTCGGTAATTCTGCTAAAGATATCGAAAGCCTGGTTACGCGTGAGCTGGAAAAGGAATTACAATCAGTAGATGGTGTGAAAACCATCAAGTCTACTTCCATCCAGGATTTTTCGGTAATCACCGTTGAATTTAATAGTGGAGAAGATATCGACGAAGCCGTTCGCAAAGTAAAGGACGCTGTGGATGTAGCCAAGCAGGAGTTGCCTTCTGATTTGGACCAGGACCCTACCGTGCTGGACATCAATTTAGCAGAGATTCCCATTGTTACCGTCAATATTTCTGGTAATTATTCACTGGATGAGCTGATCAACTATGCGGAATATTTACAAGACGAGATTGAAACCCTCGACGAAGTTGCCCGAGCTGAGATTAAAGGGGACCGGGATCGAGAGATGAAAATTGATGTGGATCTACGCCGCATGGAAAGCATGGAGGTGAGCTTCACCGATATTGAAAATGCAATTGCTTCCGAAAACCTCACGCTTTCAAGTGGAGAGATTGTCCGCAATGACTTTCGCCGTGCGGTGCGAGTTGTCGGTGAATTCAAATCGGTGGAAGAGATTGAGAATATGATTGTGAAGAGTGAAAATCTTCGCCCGATTTATCTAAAGGACATTGCTACCGTTGAGTTCGGCTACAAAGAGCGCACGAGTATCGCCCGCGCTGATGGCGACCCCGTAGTATCGCTGAACGTCATCAAGAAGCAAGGAAAAAACCTCTTGTCGGCGGCCGATAATTTGAAAGAAATTATTGCCAAAGCTCAAGAAGATGTTTTGCCTAAGGATCTGAATATTAGCTTGTTTAATGACCAGTCTGACAATACCCGAGAGCAGGTCGCTAACCTGGAGAATAGTATTATCTCGGGGGTTATTCTGGTGACGCTGATTCTATTGTTTTTCCTTGGCTTACGTAACGCACTCTTTGTAGGGATCGCGATTCCTTTGAGTATGTTGATGGGTATTTTGTTTATCTACATGAGTGGGGTGACACTGAACATTGTGGTGCTATTTGCCCTAATTCTAGCCCTGGGGCTTCTGGTAGATAATGGAATTGTCGTCATAGAAAACATCTATCGTTATGTGCAAGAAGGGCATTCGCTGGTAGATGCGTCGAAGAAAGGGGCGGGCGAGGTAGCTTTACCTATTATTGCTTCTACTGCAACGACGTTGGCAGCATTTGTGCCCATCGCTTTTTGGCCGGGCTTGGTGGGAAGCTTTATGAAGTACCTGCCTATCACGCTGATTATTGTACTGACGAGCTCTTTGTTTGTCGCATTGGTGATCAACCCGGTATTGTCTGCTACTTTCATGAAAATGGAGGAAATTGCCAGCACTAGAGAAGAACGCAGGCGCAAAGCTCGCAACGTAATTATTTTCGCAGCAGGAATGCTACTGATTGGCGTCTTAGGCTTACTATCAGGAGCAGGATGGTTGTTTAATTTCATGCTGATTGCCACGCTGGTAAGTCTGTTGCATTTCTTTGTTTTCCGACCTTCGGCCTTGCGTTTTCAGAATAATTTCCTACCACGTCTGGAGACGGCCTATGATCATTTTGTGAATTGGGCACTTCGGCACTCTGGGATGATTTTTGCAGGAACATTTGTGCTGCTGATCTTCTCGCTGGTATTACTGGGGATTCGTCAGCCCAAGGTGGATTTGTTTCCTAGTTCTGATCCTTTGTATGTCAATGCCTTTGTGGAATTGCCATTGGGGACGGATATTGAGAAAACCAATAGAGTGGTTGCTGACCTGGAAGAGAAAATCACACGGGTGGTAGCGCCCTACGGAGATGTCGTGCAGTCTATCTTAACCCAAATAGGAGAGGATACTGCTGACCCGAATGGCCCACCAGAACCCGGTTCTTCACCTAACCGTGCTCGTTTGACGGTATCCTTTGTGCCTGCTCGTGAACGTGGAGATATTTCTACTTTCAAGATCATGGAAGAAATCAGAGAGGTTACAGGTGGTACCGCCGGGGTAGCCGTTTCGGTGGATAAAAATGCCGATGGCCCTCCAACCGGTAAGCCCATTAACCTGGAATTACAAGGGGAAGATATTGACCAACTGGCTATCCTTACGGAAGAAGTCATCGCCTACATCAATGCACAGGAAATTCCGGGTATTGAAAAATTACAGGCCGATGTGAAAATCGGGAAACCAGAGTTGATCATAACGGTTGATCGGGAGGCTGCCCGTCGTTACGGTATTTCTACTTATAACGTAGCTTCAACCATCCGTACTGCTTTGTTTGGTAAGGAGGTGAGTAAGTATAAGCAAGGAGAAGACGATTACCCCATCTTCGTGCGTTTGAATGAGGAATCCAGATCCAGCATCGATGACTTGATGAACCAAAAGATCACTTTCCGAAATCCGGGTAATGGTCAGATAGTGCAAGTACCGATCTCTGCTGTGGCGAAGATGGAATACTCTAGCACTTACTCTTCTATTAAGCGCAAAGATTTGGATCGGGTCGTGACCATCTTTTCCAACGTTAGGGATGGTTACAATGCCAATGAAATTGTAGGGCAAATCGATGAAGCCTTACAACAATATGATATGCCCACAGGATTTACCTATGAATTTACCGGAGAACAGCAGCAGCAAGCAGAGGATACGGAGTTTTTGAGTGGAGCCTTTCTCGCAGCACTATTTTTTATTTTTATTATTCTGGTAGCACAATTTAATAGTATTACTGCACCGTTTATTATTATCCTTTCCGTATTGTTCAGTACGATTGGGGTGTTTTTAGGGTATGCCATTTTTCTTCAAGACATTTCGATTGTCTTTACTGGTGTAGGAATTATTTCTCTGGCCGGAGTGGTTGTCAATAATGCCATCGTTTTGATTGATTACATCAATCTATTGGTGGAACAAAAAATCGAAAGCCACGGAGTAAAGAGTATCTATGAATTGGAGGAAGAAGATGTCCGGAATAGCATTATTAAAGCTGGTGCGACTCGTCTGCGTCCGGTGTTATTAACAGCTATCACTACGGTGCTTGGATTGGTGCCGTTGGCGATAGGCTTTAACTTTGACTTTTTCTCCTTGATAACCGACTGGGATCCGCAAATTTTTATTGGGGGTGATAACCAGGCGTTTTGGGGCCCAATGGCCTGGACAGTTATCTATGGTCTGAGTTTTGCCACTTTCCTTACCCTAGTAGTTATCCCTGTAATGTTCTGGATAATCTATCGCTTACAGCGTTGGGCAAAAGGTGTATTTAGTGCAAAAAAGTCAGAAAAAATGACGTCAACAGAGTCGTAG
- the pdxH gene encoding pyridoxamine 5'-phosphate oxidase — protein MLLDLGDLREDYNKDELFLEETSPNPFEQFKHWFKAAQQSEVREPNAMTLATIAPNGRPKARIVLLKGVEEGGLVFYTNYDSQKGQDLSAHPYASVVFFWDAQQRQVRVEGKVEKVMSATSEAYFQSRPKGSQIGATASPQSQVIPNRDVLHEKVQALEQKYAKEETLPLPENWGGYRLVPDCFEFWQGRSSRLHDRIRYRLVGEEWLRERLAP, from the coding sequence ATGTTACTAGATTTAGGAGACCTCCGAGAAGACTACAATAAGGATGAACTTTTTCTGGAAGAGACTTCACCCAATCCATTCGAACAATTTAAGCACTGGTTTAAGGCCGCCCAACAGTCTGAAGTTCGAGAACCCAATGCGATGACATTGGCCACCATTGCTCCCAATGGACGACCCAAGGCACGAATTGTCCTCCTCAAAGGGGTGGAAGAAGGGGGCTTGGTATTTTATACCAATTACGATAGCCAAAAAGGACAAGATTTGTCCGCTCACCCGTATGCAAGCGTGGTCTTTTTTTGGGATGCTCAGCAACGGCAAGTTCGAGTAGAAGGTAAGGTTGAAAAAGTTATGTCAGCAACCTCCGAAGCATATTTTCAGTCCCGTCCTAAAGGTTCCCAAATTGGAGCTACCGCCTCCCCACAAAGCCAGGTTATCCCCAACCGGGATGTGCTACACGAAAAGGTCCAGGCACTCGAACAAAAGTACGCCAAGGAAGAGACGCTACCACTACCAGAAAACTGGGGTGGTTACCGACTGGTACCCGATTGTTTTGAATTTTGGCAAGGCAGGAGTAGCCGCTTACACGACCGTATCCGCTACCGCTTGGTAGGCGAAGAGTGGCTACGTGAGCGGCTGGCACCGTAA
- a CDS encoding T9SS type A sorting domain-containing protein, whose amino-acid sequence MAADFVFPNPLDPWATPFPEIVSLVNVQEDMIEIDFVGVKIGDLNGTAMSNFQSPQESYLRETIYLSVEDRELEKGMTYTIPIKANDLAELGGLQGTFQWHDLEVVDIRYDLAPAFGQDNLGFRHLKEGYLTMVWAKPAEMFSHHQPAQETSLFSLVVRAKKNAKLSELLSINSRYTAAEAYTTALTDISPERGGQVFDLGLVFGGTDAAQQRFFDLYQNTPNPFAVATLIGFSLPEDATATVTINDASGRVLTIIKGDYAAGYNTINVTKQMIQGATGVLSYTIKAGDHRATKQMIVVD is encoded by the coding sequence GTGGCAGCTGATTTTGTATTTCCCAATCCATTGGATCCTTGGGCAACACCATTTCCAGAAATAGTCTCGCTGGTAAATGTCCAGGAAGACATGATTGAGATCGATTTTGTGGGGGTCAAAATTGGTGATTTGAACGGGACAGCGATGTCCAATTTTCAGTCTCCTCAAGAATCGTACCTGCGAGAAACCATCTACCTTTCTGTAGAGGATAGGGAACTCGAAAAAGGAATGACCTACACCATCCCTATCAAGGCGAACGATTTGGCTGAATTGGGTGGTTTGCAAGGAACATTCCAGTGGCATGACTTGGAAGTAGTGGACATCCGTTATGATCTGGCACCTGCCTTTGGGCAAGATAACCTTGGCTTCCGTCACCTGAAGGAGGGTTACCTCACCATGGTATGGGCAAAGCCAGCGGAGATGTTTAGTCATCATCAGCCAGCGCAGGAAACCTCCTTGTTCAGCTTGGTCGTGAGAGCGAAGAAAAATGCTAAGCTGAGTGAGTTGTTGAGTATCAATAGCCGCTACACGGCTGCGGAGGCATATACCACTGCCCTTACGGACATCTCCCCTGAGAGGGGAGGACAGGTGTTTGACCTGGGGTTGGTGTTTGGCGGAACAGACGCTGCACAGCAACGTTTCTTCGATTTGTACCAGAATACGCCGAATCCATTCGCGGTAGCAACCCTGATTGGGTTCAGTTTACCTGAGGATGCAACCGCAACGGTAACGATCAACGACGCCAGTGGTCGCGTACTGACGATCATCAAAGGCGATTACGCGGCGGGTTACAATACGATCAACGTGACCAAGCAGATGATCCAAGGTGCTACCGGTGTACTAAGCTACACCATAAAAGCGGGCGATCACCGCGCAACGAAGCAGATGATTGTGGTGGATTAA
- a CDS encoding HAD family hydrolase: MFDPSTIKYLALDADDTLWMNEPIFVRTQDACRAIIGKYLSDPKEMDSKLYEYEKKNLRLFGYGIKGFMLSMIETVVELSNGKVSGAEIQQIIDLGKEMLDHPVHLLETVEKSVKILSEHFVLMVITKGDLFDQENKLARSGIADYFQIVEVVSEKNEVTYRNLLERHNIPVEQFLMVGNSLKSDVLPVLQVGAQAIHIPYHTTWELEKVSEHQLADYTYLELGRMSELVDFLGIQ; this comes from the coding sequence ATGTTTGACCCCAGCACCATCAAGTACCTCGCCCTAGACGCCGATGATACCTTGTGGATGAACGAACCTATCTTCGTCCGTACTCAAGACGCTTGTCGAGCTATCATTGGCAAGTACCTCTCCGACCCCAAGGAGATGGATAGCAAACTCTACGAATACGAGAAGAAGAACCTCCGCCTTTTCGGCTATGGTATCAAAGGCTTCATGCTGTCCATGATCGAAACCGTTGTAGAACTTAGCAATGGCAAGGTAAGTGGCGCAGAGATTCAACAAATCATTGATCTGGGCAAAGAAATGCTGGATCACCCCGTACATTTGCTGGAAACGGTAGAAAAAAGCGTCAAAATTCTTAGCGAGCATTTCGTACTTATGGTCATCACCAAGGGTGACTTGTTCGACCAGGAAAATAAGCTTGCCCGCTCTGGTATTGCCGATTATTTTCAGATCGTCGAAGTGGTTAGTGAAAAAAACGAGGTCACCTATCGCAATCTCCTGGAACGCCACAACATCCCTGTCGAGCAATTTCTCATGGTTGGCAATAGCCTCAAGTCCGACGTACTTCCTGTCCTCCAAGTGGGTGCCCAGGCCATTCACATCCCCTATCACACTACCTGGGAACTAGAAAAAGTGAGCGAGCACCAACTCGCCGATTACACCTATCTTGAATTGGGCCGGATGTCAGAGCTGGTAGATTTTCTTGGTATCCAATAA
- a CDS encoding ABC transporter ATP-binding protein: protein MIEAKDIRKSYGNLEVLKGVDLRIDEGEIVSIVGRSGAGKSTLLHILGTLDSPDQGQLLIKGESVFDLSTKKLAAFRNQQIGFIFQFHHLLPEFTALENVCIPAFIQQTDPGKAETRAKELLDYLGLKDRLTHKPNQLSGGEQQRVAVARALMNQPAIVFADEPTGNLDSGTSEELHELIFQLRKDFKQSFVIVTHNEELAKLSDRRLVMEDGRLK, encoded by the coding sequence GTGATTGAAGCAAAGGATATTCGCAAATCCTACGGAAACCTGGAAGTACTCAAAGGTGTAGATTTGCGTATTGATGAAGGAGAAATCGTGAGCATTGTAGGTCGCTCGGGTGCAGGTAAAAGCACATTGCTTCACATCCTGGGAACCCTCGACAGCCCCGACCAAGGGCAGCTATTGATCAAAGGAGAATCGGTATTTGACCTCTCTACTAAAAAGCTAGCTGCTTTTCGCAACCAGCAGATCGGCTTTATTTTTCAATTTCACCACCTGCTACCTGAGTTTACTGCGCTGGAAAACGTATGTATTCCTGCTTTCATCCAACAGACCGACCCTGGCAAAGCCGAAACCCGTGCTAAAGAACTCTTGGACTACCTCGGCCTTAAAGACCGACTAACGCACAAACCTAACCAACTCTCCGGTGGGGAACAACAACGAGTAGCCGTAGCGCGCGCGCTCATGAATCAACCCGCTATTGTTTTTGCTGACGAACCAACGGGCAACCTCGACTCGGGAACCTCAGAAGAACTTCACGAACTCATTTTTCAGCTCCGCAAAGACTTCAAGCAATCTTTTGTTATTGTCACCCATAACGAAGAGCTCGCTAAATTGAGCGACCGCCGCTTGGTCATGGAAGATGGCCGTTTAAAATAA
- a CDS encoding sodium:solute symporter produces MNTSLTITDFLVIIVYFVGIIIYGISQSKRATSEEYFLGGRSLTWPVVGISLFAANISSSTLIGLAGSAYLLDMTVYNYEWYAVIVLVFFAIFFLPFYLRSGVYTMPEFMERRYDARSRYYFSFITVVGNVLIDTAASLYVGTIVLGLIFPTLPPYVVIIILAASAAAYTIPGGLNSVVKTEVIQAIVLIFGSIILTYYGLQKVGGWGGMVDQLNNLNAAGVIDKNAQEALSIVRDNSGEWWRQYDSPIVPWWGLITGVPLLGFYFWANNQFMVQRVLSSKSLNHGRWGALFAGLLKLPVIVIMVIPGTIAFLIFKDQEFAYQTAAGPCADLANCTDFTYPSLLFNLLPTGLLGLVVAGLLAAMMSSISATFNSASTLITMDFVNKFRPNMTSQQLVRSGQIATLVLVILASAWAPFIGRYGDLFRYLQDVLGYIAPPIVSAFLLGLFWKRGNSNGSFYSLMFGIVMAIIWVTGIIGEVDHWFFQMHFLLRTTVLFFVCLIVHIVVSLATAPPDPAKLKGMIWSPALIAEETEELKDLPWYQNYRYLAVILLIITLFVVGYFW; encoded by the coding sequence ATGAATACATCGCTTACTATTACAGATTTCCTCGTCATTATTGTCTATTTCGTAGGCATCATTATCTACGGGATATCGCAATCCAAAAGAGCTACCTCCGAGGAGTATTTTCTGGGAGGGAGAAGTCTTACCTGGCCAGTGGTAGGTATTTCGCTTTTTGCAGCAAATATTTCTAGCTCTACGCTTATTGGCTTGGCAGGTTCCGCTTATTTACTGGACATGACCGTCTATAACTATGAGTGGTACGCGGTAATCGTTTTGGTGTTTTTCGCTATATTCTTTCTTCCTTTTTATCTTCGAAGCGGGGTGTATACCATGCCGGAATTCATGGAACGACGCTACGATGCCCGCTCCCGGTACTACTTTTCCTTTATCACCGTTGTAGGCAATGTTTTGATTGACACTGCGGCCTCCCTTTACGTAGGGACCATTGTTTTGGGGCTTATCTTCCCCACACTGCCGCCCTACGTTGTGATTATTATCTTGGCGGCTTCCGCAGCAGCCTATACGATTCCAGGAGGATTAAATTCCGTAGTAAAAACAGAAGTTATTCAGGCAATCGTCCTCATTTTTGGTTCCATCATCCTCACTTATTATGGCCTCCAGAAAGTTGGTGGCTGGGGAGGTATGGTTGATCAACTTAATAACCTGAACGCTGCTGGCGTCATCGACAAGAATGCCCAAGAGGCCTTGAGCATTGTGCGAGACAACTCAGGAGAATGGTGGCGACAGTATGACAGTCCTATTGTTCCTTGGTGGGGCCTCATCACTGGTGTACCGCTTTTGGGCTTCTACTTCTGGGCCAACAACCAGTTTATGGTGCAGCGGGTGCTCAGTTCCAAAAGCCTCAACCATGGCCGCTGGGGCGCCCTTTTTGCGGGTTTACTGAAGTTGCCGGTTATTGTGATTATGGTCATCCCTGGCACCATTGCTTTCTTGATTTTCAAAGACCAGGAGTTTGCTTACCAAACGGCAGCAGGACCTTGTGCTGACTTAGCTAATTGTACCGACTTTACTTATCCTTCGCTCCTGTTCAACCTACTTCCAACAGGCTTATTAGGACTAGTTGTTGCGGGTCTTTTAGCAGCGATGATGAGTAGTATTTCTGCTACCTTCAACTCTGCTTCGACCTTGATTACAATGGACTTCGTCAACAAATTCCGTCCCAACATGACCAGTCAGCAACTGGTTCGTTCTGGTCAGATAGCAACCCTAGTGCTAGTGATTTTGGCTTCAGCGTGGGCGCCATTTATTGGTCGTTACGGGGACTTGTTCCGCTATCTACAGGATGTACTAGGGTACATTGCACCACCTATCGTGTCAGCCTTTTTATTAGGTCTGTTCTGGAAGCGTGGCAATAGCAACGGTAGCTTTTACAGCCTCATGTTCGGTATTGTGATGGCCATTATCTGGGTAACGGGCATCATCGGCGAAGTAGACCACTGGTTCTTCCAAATGCACTTCTTACTCCGCACGACGGTCTTGTTCTTCGTTTGTTTGATCGTACATATTGTGGTTAGTTTAGCAACAGCACCACCTGATCCAGCAAAACTGAAGGGTATGATCTGGTCGCCTGCACTCATTGCAGAGGAAACCGAAGAATTGAAAGATTTGCCCTGGTACCAAAACTACCGCTACTTGGCCGTCATTCTTTTGATCATTACCCTCTTTGTTGTGGGTTACTTCTGGTAA
- the pgi gene encoding glucose-6-phosphate isomerase, with product MLPHINPTKTQAWQKLTTHFQGMKNQQMTALFAADPQRFERFSLDFESIFLLDYSKNIISDETMKLLTELARECGLEDGIQQLFAGEKINETEDRAVLHTALRNRANTPVMVDGDNVMPDVNRVLDQMEDFSRRIITGEWVGYTGKPITTVVNIGIGGSDLGPVMVTEALRPFWQEGRQVHFVSNVDSTHLAEVLRMVDHEQTLFIIASKTFTTQETMSNAHSARAWFLEHPAEEKDIAKHFVAVSTNAEGVGQFGIDTANMFEFWDWVGGRYSLTSAIGLSIACTVGYTNFSQLLDGFHAMDEHFRTAPLEKNMPVILGLIGIWYNNFFGAATEAILPYDQYLHRFPAYFQQGNMESNGKYVDRAGNPVDYETGPIIWGEPGTNGQHAFYQLIHQGTKMIPCDFIAAATTHNPMGDHHPILLSNFFAQTEALMKGKTADEVRQELKTKGMDDAAIQKLLPFKVFQGNKPTNSILLKALTPYTLGIITALYEHKIFTQGLIWNIFSFDQWGVELGKQLAVAIQPELKGDQIVTAHDSSTNGLINTYKQWRD from the coding sequence ATGCTTCCGCACATTAATCCAACCAAGACTCAAGCCTGGCAAAAACTGACTACTCATTTTCAGGGAATGAAAAACCAGCAGATGACAGCCCTTTTTGCTGCTGATCCGCAACGTTTTGAACGCTTCTCTCTGGATTTTGAAAGTATTTTCCTGCTGGACTACAGTAAGAATATCATCAGTGATGAAACGATGAAATTGCTGACTGAGTTGGCCCGCGAATGTGGTCTGGAAGACGGTATCCAGCAATTGTTTGCCGGAGAAAAGATCAATGAAACCGAAGATCGGGCCGTACTGCACACCGCACTGCGCAACCGTGCCAACACCCCAGTGATGGTAGATGGAGACAATGTGATGCCCGACGTGAATCGGGTACTTGACCAGATGGAAGATTTTAGTCGCCGGATCATCACTGGTGAGTGGGTGGGGTACACTGGCAAACCAATCACCACCGTGGTCAACATAGGCATTGGAGGCTCAGATTTGGGCCCCGTAATGGTCACCGAGGCACTACGCCCGTTCTGGCAGGAAGGCCGCCAGGTACATTTTGTTTCCAACGTTGACAGCACGCACCTAGCAGAAGTGCTAAGGATGGTTGATCACGAGCAGACGCTCTTTATCATTGCCTCAAAAACCTTTACGACACAGGAAACCATGTCGAATGCTCATTCAGCACGGGCCTGGTTTTTGGAGCATCCTGCGGAGGAAAAAGACATTGCCAAACACTTCGTTGCGGTTTCTACCAATGCCGAAGGCGTCGGGCAATTTGGGATTGACACTGCCAACATGTTTGAATTTTGGGATTGGGTAGGTGGTCGGTATTCGCTGACTTCTGCCATTGGTTTATCCATTGCCTGTACCGTAGGATACACCAATTTTAGCCAACTTTTGGATGGCTTTCACGCCATGGACGAGCACTTCCGCACTGCACCACTAGAGAAAAACATGCCCGTTATTTTAGGGTTGATTGGAATTTGGTACAATAATTTCTTTGGAGCTGCTACGGAGGCTATCCTACCCTACGATCAATATCTACATCGTTTTCCCGCTTACTTCCAGCAAGGCAACATGGAGAGCAATGGAAAATACGTCGATCGTGCAGGAAACCCTGTTGATTACGAAACTGGTCCTATCATTTGGGGCGAACCCGGCACCAACGGCCAACATGCCTTTTACCAGCTCATCCATCAGGGAACAAAAATGATACCCTGCGATTTTATTGCCGCTGCTACTACCCACAACCCTATGGGAGACCACCACCCTATTCTTCTCTCCAACTTTTTCGCCCAAACGGAAGCACTTATGAAGGGAAAAACGGCTGATGAGGTCCGTCAGGAGTTAAAAACTAAAGGAATGGACGATGCTGCTATCCAAAAACTATTACCGTTCAAAGTTTTCCAAGGCAACAAGCCTACCAATTCCATCCTTTTAAAAGCACTCACCCCTTATACGCTGGGGATAATTACCGCCTTGTACGAACACAAAATTTTCACGCAAGGACTTATCTGGAATATTTTCAGTTTTGACCAATGGGGTGTAGAATTGGGTAAGCAACTAGCGGTGGCTATACAGCCAGAGTTAAAAGGAGACCAGATCGTAACTGCTCACGATAGCTCGACCAATGGGCTGATCAATACCTACAAGCAATGGAGAGACTAA